A single genomic interval of Daucus carota subsp. sativus chromosome 1, DH1 v3.0, whole genome shotgun sequence harbors:
- the LOC108197838 gene encoding peroxidase 27 has protein sequence MQMTSSKFLVVMLCQLIVLPFLFCLAEGQGLKVGFYDKTCPNAEAIVKETMDRVMAVAPSLGAPLLRLHFHDCFVRGCEGSVLLNSTRNNQAEKDAFPNLSLRGFQVIDRAKLAVEKACPGVVSCADIVALAARDATVALKGPYWQVETGRRDGRVSMIDEALVNLPSSLDNITTLLQRWHQKGLSRKDLVVLSGGHTIGTSHCNAFTNRLYNFTGKGDTDPSLDSNYIVKLQEKCKADDQTTLVEMDPGSFKTFDKHYYTLVSKRRGLFQSDSALLDDPNTRTYVNHQVHHLKSNFFEDFGVSMVRMGRVQVLTGNAGEIRKVCSMVN, from the exons ATGCAAATGACTAGTTCTAAATTTTTGGTAGTTATGTTGTGTCAATTGATTGTGTTGCCTTTTTTGTTTTGCCTTGCGGAAGGACAGGGTTTGAAAGTCGGATTTTACGACAAAACATGTCCTAATGCCGAGGCCATAGTTAAGGAAACGATGGACCGAGTTATGGCTGTGGCTCCTTCTCTTGGTGCCCCTCTATTAAGACTGCATTTTCATGATTGTTTTGTTAGG GGCTGTGAGGGTTCAGTGCTGTTGAACTCGACGAGGAATAACCAAGCTGAAAAGGATGCATTTCCAAATCTCAGTCTCAGAGGATTTCAAGTCATTGATAGAGCTAAGTTGGCTGTCGAGAAAGCATGTCCTGGAGTAGTTTCTTGTGCTGATATAGTCGCCCTGGCAGCTCGAGACGCTACTGTCGCT TTGAAAGGACCATACTGGCAAGTGGAAACAGGGCGAAGAGACGGAAGAGTGTCGATGATAGATGAAGCTCTAGTGAACTTGCCTTCTTCATTGGACAACATAACTACATTGCTGCAGCGTTGGCATCAGAAAGGTTTAAGTAGAAAAGACCTTGTTGTGTTATCAG GGGGCCATACGATTGGAACTTCACACTGCAATGCATTCACTAATCGTCTGTACAATTTCACTGGCAAGGGCGACACAGATCCAAGTTTGGATTCTAACTACATAGTTAAGTTGCAGGAGAAATGTAAAGCCGATGATCAGACCACATTAGTAGAGATGGATCCGGGAAGTTTTAAGACATTTGATAAACATTATTATACCCTGGTTTCGAAGAGAAGGGGACTATTTCAGTCTGATAGTGCCCTACTTGATGATCCTAACACAAGGACTTATGTCAACCATCAAGTTCATCACCTCAAATCAAATTTCTTCGAGGATTTTGGTGTTTCCATGGTAAGAATGGGAAGGGTTCAAGTTCTGACAGGAAATGCCGGTGAAATACGGAAAGTCTGCTCAATGGTTAATTAA